The following proteins are encoded in a genomic region of Bacillota bacterium:
- a CDS encoding extracellular solute-binding protein yields the protein RKLTRMDSQGNIEVLGFRPEDLTLWGRVFGGSLYDEANQRVTAADPAIVRALEWMASYNEFLDPLKVDTFNSGLGNYWSPNNPFFAGKKAIDVYGEWIVWFGEKYNPDLRYSLFGFPSPEGQVYTVFGGSMFAIPRNAKHPKEAWTFLEWLSRPEVMKQVTMAFTNMPPRMSVAKDPEVLKRIHVLNVTIPLMEGPNAITALSMPVFEQYMQELAKAEQLVRNGRMGARQALEEVSARVQQELDRFMRRR from the coding sequence CCAGGAAGCTGACCCGGATGGATTCCCAGGGCAACATCGAGGTCCTCGGGTTCCGTCCGGAAGACCTGACGCTGTGGGGCCGTGTCTTTGGCGGCAGCCTCTACGATGAGGCCAACCAGCGAGTGACGGCGGCCGATCCCGCCATCGTCCGGGCGCTGGAATGGATGGCAAGCTACAACGAGTTTCTCGATCCCCTGAAGGTAGACACGTTCAACTCCGGGCTCGGCAACTACTGGAGCCCCAACAACCCGTTCTTCGCGGGCAAGAAGGCCATCGACGTGTACGGCGAGTGGATCGTCTGGTTCGGTGAGAAGTACAACCCCGACCTTCGTTACAGCTTGTTTGGCTTCCCCTCCCCCGAGGGTCAGGTCTACACCGTCTTCGGAGGCAGCATGTTCGCCATCCCGAGAAATGCCAAGCACCCCAAAGAGGCGTGGACCTTTCTCGAGTGGCTGAGCCGTCCCGAAGTGATGAAACAGGTTACCATGGCCTTTACCAATATGCCCCCCCGCATGTCCGTGGCCAAGGACCCCGAGGTGTTGAAGCGTATCCACGTCCTCAACGTGACCATCCCCCTGATGGAGGGCCCCAACGCCATCACCGCCCTGTCGATGCCGGTATTCGAGCAGTACATGCAGGAGCTAGCCAAGGCCGAGCAATTGGTCCGCAATGGCAGGATGGGCGCAAGACAGGCGCTTGAGGAAGTCTCGGCCCGGGTCCAGCAGGAGCTCGATCGCTTCATGCGGCGCCGGTAG
- a CDS encoding sugar ABC transporter permease, whose amino-acid sequence MTRQQRANLVKGLLFISPWAIGFAAFTAYPIAASLYYSLTDYNIFEAPYWVGSQNYRDLASDKVFWISLGNTLYMILLGVPATLLAGLGLAFLLNLPIRGISLYRTLFYLPSILPEVSVAILWLWLLNSQYGLVNALLALIGIQGPGWLVDPAWAKPAFILLSVWGGSGASMIIYLAALKDVPIQLYEAAELDGASPLQKTWYVTLPMISPVIFFNLTLGIIGMFQYFTPAFIMTDGGPEWSTEFYGLYLYRNAFRYLKMGYASAMAWILFIVTLLATLVVFKSSARWVYYHGELK is encoded by the coding sequence GTGACCCGGCAGCAGCGCGCAAACCTCGTCAAAGGGCTACTTTTCATCTCCCCGTGGGCGATCGGGTTCGCGGCGTTCACCGCCTACCCCATTGCCGCTTCCCTCTACTACAGCCTCACCGACTACAACATCTTCGAGGCCCCCTACTGGGTGGGATCGCAAAACTACCGGGACCTGGCCTCGGACAAGGTTTTCTGGATCTCGCTGGGAAATACCCTGTACATGATCCTTCTTGGCGTCCCGGCTACGTTGCTGGCAGGTCTCGGCCTTGCGTTCCTGCTGAACCTTCCCATCCGGGGCATCAGCCTCTACCGGACGCTCTTCTACCTTCCCAGCATCCTCCCCGAGGTTTCAGTTGCCATCCTGTGGCTGTGGCTGTTGAACAGCCAGTACGGTCTCGTTAACGCCCTGCTGGCCCTGATCGGAATACAGGGGCCGGGGTGGCTGGTCGATCCGGCGTGGGCCAAGCCCGCGTTCATCTTGCTGAGCGTCTGGGGAGGATCGGGGGCCAGCATGATCATCTACCTGGCGGCCCTGAAGGACGTGCCCATCCAGTTATACGAAGCTGCCGAACTGGATGGGGCCTCGCCTCTGCAGAAGACGTGGTACGTGACCCTGCCCATGATCAGCCCGGTGATCTTCTTCAACCTGACGCTGGGTATAATCGGGATGTTTCAGTACTTCACCCCGGCCTTTATCATGACAGACGGTGGCCCGGAGTGGTCCACCGAATTCTACGGGTTGTACCTGTACCGCAATGCTTTCCGCTACCTCAAGATGGGCTATGCTTCTGCGATGGCATGGATCCTCTTCATCGTCACGCTGCTTGCGACGCTGGTGGTATTCAAGAGTTCCGCACGCTGGGTCTACTATCATGGCGAGCTGAAGTAG